Genomic segment of Helicobacter enhydrae:
TTCCCATCAATCTCAAGATACACATTGCTTCTTGAGCCCTCTAGCAATCGCCCCTCCTCATCACAAAACACCACATCAAACACCTCACATCTAGCAATCCTAGCTGCCACATCTGCATAATAAGGACGCAAAGTCGTTTTGTGTGCGATCAAATCCCCGCCTCCGATACGCTTTGCGATCTCTATTTTGTCACACACAATCGGAGTGATAGGAGAGTTTTCTAGCACAAAGCTCCCATTTCTGCTAAGTTTGAGGCGTATTTTGTGAGGGATAGAGAATCTAAGGGATCGCAAATGCTCCTCAATGCCATCACAATAGCAAAACCCCAAAGACTTGGCACTCCTCTGCAATCTCTGTAAATGCAAATCTAGCAGGGCGATCCCATCATCATAACGCATCGTTTCAACCAGCTCAAACTCTTCAAATAAGAAGCTTTTTTTGATCTGAAGCTCTTGATATTCTTCCCAAGGATCCGAATCCCAAACAATCCCACTCCCCACGCCATAGGCATATTGTTTGAATGTGCCTTGATCTGCCCTCTGCACCAGAGTGCGAATAGGGATGGAAAATGTCATCTCTTGGGATTCTATCAATCCAATCGCCCCACAATACACGCCCCTCTCCCTATTCTCAATCCCTTGTAAAATCTCAATCGTGCGTTTTTTGGGTGCCCCTGTGATAGAACCGCAAGGAAAAAGGGCTGTGAAAATCTCTAGCAGTGTGGCGTTGTCTTTGAGCTTCCCTGCGATTTTTGAAGTCATCTGAAACAAAGTAGGATAGGTTTTGATTGCAAAAAGCTCCAATACCTCCACCTCTGTAGCGATCCTACTAAGGTCGTTGCGTAGCAGATCCACAATCATCACATTTTCACTGCGGTTTTTGATGTCAGATTGTAGAAATTCTTTGAGTCTCTGATCTTCTGAAGTATCAGCCCCACGCCCAATCGTGCCTTTCATCGGCTCAGTATAAATCCTCCCCCCTTAATCTCAAAAAACAATTCCGGAGAGAAAGAGGCGATTTTGCCATAAGGGGTGTCCAAAAAAGCACGATATGGGGTGTCCTGCCGATACAACAAAGCCGCAAAAATCTCCTCAAGCTCCAAAGTCGAAACAAACTCAAAACAAGTCGTCAGATTGCCCTGATAGGTATTGCCCTCTAGTATCTGCTCTTTGATTGCTTCCACCTGTTGAGCATAGCTCTCATAATCCACAAATCGCACTTCTTGGGGTGCAAAAATCTTGTGAGTCTTGGGCAAAGAAGTGAATGCTTCACGATGTGCGAAGCATTCAAAAAAAAGCAATGGGGTTTTGGAGCGATAAGTCTCATCAATGAGTGCATAATACGCCTCATAAGCGACATAACCTAGCAGATACCCCCTGTCTCTGCAAGATTGTATCTGTGCAAATGCCTCTTGAAGCCCCTGCTGATCAAAGGCAACAATCCTCAAAAGAGAATGATGATAAACATATTCCCCAAAAAGATTCATAGGCGTGATGCAGCGGAGTATTTGTGGAGGAGTTGCGTGGGCTGATAGCTAAGCTTTGCTTTACGCAAACCCTCAAGCCCCAAATCCTCCTCGCGATTGACCCACAAATACTGGTGCCAAACATTTGCCAAAAATTGTTGGTTGATTGCCTGATAAATCCCCACATAAGCAATATTGGCTTTTTCGATATGTATCACCACGCTTTGTGTGCTCAATGCCTCACCCAAAGCAAATGCGATGATCTCTCCATCCAAACGCAAAATCCCACCCTTGAGCCCAAAAAGCCCTTGAGCGTTTGGCTTGGACAAAACCTCCCAATGTTTGAGCAAAGTCTCAATCCCCTCTTTTTCTGCACGCAATGCCTCGTCTTTGTGAGGGTTTGCCTCATACCACTGGGCATAGGTTTGCACAAGCTCTGCACTATTGGCAAGAGAAACTTCCTCAAACACAAAATGAGGATAAGTCTGCAAAAACTTGTTGAGATGATTCTTTTTTTTGTGGTATTTGCGTCCTGAGAGTGCGATAAGCTCAGAAACATTGTAAATATAGTCAAAATGCTCTGGGGTTTGGGAGATGTCAAACCTTTGGGGATAAAGTGCCTCAAGCTCTTGGGTTTGTGCAAAAGTGAGAGATTTGAAATACAAATCTCGCTCTGTTTCTATCAAGCGTTGCAAGGCGTTTCGTGGAGATGTGCCTTGAGGATAAAAATAATAAGGCTTCTGATTGGGGTATTGGCTCCTAAGAATCAAAGCATCCTCAATCACGCAAAAACTAATCTCCCTCGCATTGTGCCAAATCAATAAATTTGCAAAATTAAAATCTGATAGTGGCAACTCCACATCTTGCTGGAAGCTCAAAATAAGCTCTCTATGTCCTAAATCAATGGGTTCAAATTTCATCTTTTCCTTTCTGATAGGCTTTTGTTAGGCGAAAAATCTCTTGATAGATTGAAGCAATCTCTGCTTGAGAAAATATATCATCTTGGGATAGACGCTCGATAATCCTACGCTCTCTTTGTAAATCAATGATTTCTTGTTTTTGCTCTCGTTTGAGAATGCCGATTTGCTTGGCGATTTCAATGCGTTTTTTGAGAAGCTCTAGTATCTCATCGTCGATTTTGTCAATCTCTACTCTAAGCTTTGTTAGATTCATAGCACTCCAATTCTTTGGCAAACAAATCCTCCAAAGACTCGCGTCCTCGTATCAGTTTGATTCCATTCTCAGTCAAAGCAACTTCTGCGGGTTTGGTGCGTGTGTTGT
This window contains:
- a CDS encoding DUF2156 domain-containing protein, which gives rise to MKFEPIDLGHRELILSFQQDVELPLSDFNFANLLIWHNAREISFCVIEDALILRSQYPNQKPYYFYPQGTSPRNALQRLIETERDLYFKSLTFAQTQELEALYPQRFDISQTPEHFDYIYNVSELIALSGRKYHKKKNHLNKFLQTYPHFVFEEVSLANSAELVQTYAQWYEANPHKDEALRAEKEGIETLLKHWEVLSKPNAQGLFGLKGGILRLDGEIIAFALGEALSTQSVVIHIEKANIAYVGIYQAINQQFLANVWHQYLWVNREEDLGLEGLRKAKLSYQPTQLLHKYSAASRL
- a CDS encoding aminotransferase class IV; the encoded protein is MRYDDGIALLDLHLQRLQRSAKSLGFCYCDGIEEHLRSLRFSIPHKIRLKLSRNGSFVLENSPITPIVCDKIEIAKRIGGGDLIAHKTTLRPYYADVAARIARCEVFDVVFCDEEGRLLEGSRSNVYLEIDGKLLTPKSHILPGVYRQHLIEQGRVQEEELWVCDLQRAERVFCSNAVCGLLEVVRVGGDPKDFLFELA
- a CDS encoding chorismate mutase translates to MNLTKLRVEIDKIDDEILELLKKRIEIAKQIGILKREQKQEIIDLQRERRIIERLSQDDIFSQAEIASIYQEIFRLTKAYQKGKDEI